The genomic DNA GATATTCCACCGGCTGCAGCGACTGGTATGCTCACTTCCCTGATAACTTTCATGAGAAGGTCAAGTGAGTCTGTCCCGGTCATCTGCTGGTCAATACCGGTATGAGCACAGATATAATCAACACCAAGCTGTTCAAGTTCGCCGGCCCTGCCTGAAGGGTTTGGAACGGAGATGAGGTCTGCCATGATCTTCACCCCATATTTTCGTGCAGCCCGAACCGATTCGGCAATGACAGAATTATCAGAGGCTCCGAGGACACAAACGATATCTGCTCCTGACTTTGCTGCCATTTCTACTTCGATTGCCCCGGTGTCAGCAGTTTTCATATCCGCAATGATCTGCCGGTCAGGAAATGCTGATTTCAATGCGGACACGGCTCTCATCCCTTCACTTTTAATGAGCGGAGTTCCAACTTCCAGCCAGTCAGCACCTCCGAGAACAGCTTCACCGGCTATGGTAATAGCTCGGTCAAGTTCAACCAGATCCAGCGCGACCTGGAGTACAGACCGGTTCATAGGTACACGTTACCGGTATCTTGGATAATTGTTTTCCTTTTTATGATTGTATGCCCTGGAATAATGTCTGCCATACCCCTCGGGGAAGATACTTAAATCTCTCTGAATTTATAGATCCTATTACATACAGTCTGAACCGGCTGTCTTTGTGGGGGATGAACATGCAGTTCGCGCATTTTCGATATCTGTTAACTCTTATAATATTGACCGGATTATCGTTTTCAGGTTTGATATCCGGAGTATATGCTGATGAAGTATCTGAATCGTCAAATGGGACCGGAGAGTCAGCACCTGCTCCGTATGTGCCCGGCGAAGTCATTGTAAAGTATAAAGACGGGACAGTTGCAGCACTTGCAGCTGAAGGATCAGGACCGGTTGCTCTTGAGGCGCTGGGGGCAGAAGTAGCAACCGATTTTTCAGCTGAGGGTCTTTCCAATCTTCAGGCACTTGATATTACTGGCCCGGTGTCTGTAAAAGAGGCCATCGCAGAACTTGAAAGTTCACCATATGTCGCCTATGCTGAGCCGAATTATATCATCTCGTTATCACTTCCGGAGACAGAGCCGGCAGGTCCTGATGAGATAGGAGCGCTTTCTGCCCTGTCATTTCCGAATGATCCAAAATTTTCCGATCAATGGGGCCTTTTCAATACCGGCCAGACCGGGGGGATTAGTGGTGCTGATATTGGAGCCTCAAAGGCCTGGGACATTACTACCGGATCAAATGCTATAGTAGTAGCCGTCATTGATACCGGTGTGGATTATAACCATCCGGATCTGGCGGGAAATATCTGGACAAACCCCGGAGAAATCCCTAATAATGGTATTGACGATGACGGGAACGGGTATGTGGATGATGTTCACGGATATGACTTTATCAACAACGATAATGACCCGATGGATGACAACGGACATGGAACTCATTGTGCCGGAGTCATCGGAGCGATTGGAAATAACGGGGTAGGAATTGCTGGTGTTGCCTGGAAGGTAAAGATCATGCCTCTGAAGTTTCTGCGGGCCGATGGTAACGGAGATACAGCAGCATCACTCAATGCCATTGCCTATGCACGACGGATGGGAGCCAATGTTATCAGCTGTTCATGGGGTGGGACCGCAAAAAGTCAGGCATTAGGGGATGCGATTGCTTCAACCAATATTCTGTTCCCCTGTGCTGCAGGAAATGCGGGATCTAACAATGATATCACACCGCATTACCCATCCGGCTTTGATTCACCCCAGATTATATCAGTTGCAGCATCTGATGCAAAGGATGGGATACCTTCATTCTCTAATTATGGCGCAACCACCGTAGACGTCGCGGCTCCTGGAGACTGGATTATGTCTACGTATCCGACATCACTCGGTCATCAGTATGTGAAGATGAAAGGGACCTCAATGGCAACACCTCATGTAGCAGGTCTTGCAGCCCTTCTGCTCTCGAAGAATCCATCCATGACTCCTGCAGCTCTGAAGGCTAAGATAATGGACACCGTCGATAAACTCCCTGCATTCTCTGGGAAAACAGTTTCTGGTGGAAGAATTAATGTTTATAAAGCCCTTGGCGGAGGAGGTTCTTCTTCGGGTGTTGTTGCCCTTCCGGGTATGAGCCAGCCACCAAAAGACCTCAATGGTGACGGGAAGTATGAGGATGTGAACGGAAATGGGCGTGCAGATTACTCGGACGTGGTGACCTTCTTTAAGCAGATGGACTGGATCAGTAAAAATGAACCGGTGGCAGCATTTGACTTTTCAGGAAATAACAGAATTGATTATACAGACGTGGTCAAGTTATTCCAGTCTATATAATGGTAATGGACGGTAAAATCAAGATTGGATTATTCAATCCCTTATTTTTCTTCCGGTGACCACCGGTTGGTAAAGAAGATCTCTTTTCCCGGTTTTTTGCTTGGAACCTTCACTTCTTTCGGGTACCCTGCCGGAATGAGTGATGTTAATGAATAAGGCTCTGGTATCTCCAGAAGTTTACAGATATCAGCCCCATACTCTTTTTTATCTCCGGCAACCCAGCAGGTCCCGACACCATAGGACTGCAGACAGGTTATCATGTTCATGGTTGCTGCACAGCAGTCTTCCAGATAATATTTCGCATTTTTATCCCCGCATATGACAAAACAGGCTGCTGCTTCAGCGATGAACTTCCCATGATCGGTAAAATCTGCAATTTTTTTCAGCAGATCACGATCTGTTACAACACCAAGAAGCCAGGGCTGCAGATTCATTGCTGTCGGAGCCAGACGACCACACTCAAGGGTTTCTTTAATAATTTCATCGCTGAGTGGTTTGTCAATGTATGATCTGACGCTCCGCCGTGATTTGATAATCGTCACTCCAAGATTCATAGTATTCATTATTACTTATCATTGAAGATAATTATCGGTCCCTGAGGGGTATCATCCGCTCCAGGTGAATTCGGAAAAAAGGTTATCCAACTGTCCAGGATTCAATATTTCGCGTTTCAGGATCAAACAGGATGCCGACCTTTATCTTCTGCCGGGGGTCTGAAAGGTACTTTTCTGCATATCCACGTTCGTCAATTTGATCAAGTGGATCCTTTTTTCCTTTTTGCCCGATGCCCTTTACTTTGAATTCGAAGATCCAGATATATGAGGGTGTTTTAACCGTCAGATCTATCCGACCTTTATTCGTTGTATCTTCCGGGATTACCTCGAACCCTAGACTTGCAAGATACGAATACATGAGACTTGCCCAATACCCTTCGAATCTTGCAAGGGGATTTCTTCGGTACCAGTCATGAGGAATTGATGCGAAGAAAGACTGAAGGTGAGCATGTAATCCTTCTTCATCCCCCAGTTCCAGGATCGAAAACAGGATATCACGATTATCCGAGAGTGAATAACCGGAAAGAGCCTCAGAGAACAGCAGGTTGAGAGACGTTCTCACTTCTTTGTTTGGATACCCGAGTGTGCATCGAAATCCCCGGATGCCGTCAGATGACCAGGATCTGATGGTGAGGTATCCGGTCTGAAATAATAAGGTTTCAACCGTTATCTTTTCCGGGTTAAATGAAAGGAGAATATCATCACCTGATATCATTCCGTCATACTCTGCGGGTAATCGTGGCTCATTCAGCCAGTTTTTTAGCAGAAATGATGGTGTTCCTGTCTCGAACCAGTACGGTCTGAAGATACCTGAATCAAAAAACAAAAGAATATCAAAGGGATTATAGACTGATTTACCGGTCCAGGAGTACCCGTTGTACCAATCACGGATGAGATCAGGATCATATTGTTCATACCAGAATGCGAAGGAGGTCCTGATGTCCTCTTCTGTATATCCGCAGATGGTGGAGTACCGGGAGTCAAGGGTTATGTCCTGAAGATTGTTCAGACCGGAAAAGATACCGGTTTTGATAAATTTCGATACACCGGTGATAAAAACAAACCTGATATGAGAATCAAGCGGTTTTATGAATCCATAAAAGTCACGCAAAATATCCCGCATATCAGCCGCACGAACAGGATCTTCCAGGGTGTCGAGGATAGGCTTGTCATACTCATCAACAAGGATAACGATCTGTTCACCTGTTTTCGTGTGAATATCCCTGATTAATGATGAAAATCGTCCGCCAATCGATGTCTCAAAAGGTTCAAAATTCCAGGTCCTTGCCCAGGCAGAGATGAGCTCATGTATCTGTGTTTTCAACTCTGCTGGTGTCCGTGGGGATGAGAGTGACCAGTCTATCCGGAGGACTGGGTTCCTCTTATTCCAGTCCCACTTTGAATCCGGACTGTCCAGAAAAAGTCCTGAAAAGAGATCCGGTTTCTGTGAAAAAGCCGCATCAAACGTATCGATGAGAAGACTTTTTCCAAACCGCCGGGGACGTGAAAGAAAATAATATTTTCCGGATTGTACTAATGAGTGAATCAGAGGTGTTTTATCAATATAGACATATCCCCCGGTTCTGATTTCAGTAAAAGACTGGATACCTATCGGTAGTTTCAGATGGGACATCTCTTTCACTACTATCTATTGGCTGGTAAAATAAGTATTGATTGAGAGGGCGATGAAATCCGGTACAGAATACATTTTCAGGGTTTTATCAGAACCATCAGAACGAATCCTGCTCCAATAATTGATAGTATACCGAGAGGGGCTTTGGTAGGTTCAGGGACTGGTGTTGATTCAGGTGTTTTCTCCGGTGTTGGTTCGATAGTTTGTACGGTTGTATAGGTGGGGGTTGGAACATGCGTGAACGTTGGTGCAGGGATCTGTACCTGTGTCTCTACAGTCTGGACCGGGGTTATGGGTTTTGTAACCGGGGCTGAATATGCGGGAGGTGTTGTTTGTGTGACCATTGGAGTTATATCCGGTTCGGGGGTTCCGATCTCAATCGCTACTGGTGCTTTAATGAGGGGATTGATATTCTGAATAAGAACTTCCACCGGAGATGATATCCCTGCCCCCGTATCCGGCATATTATCCTTAATGCGGTTCATTGAGAGTTCTGCCTGAACGGTCCAGGTCCCGACGGTAACTCCCCCGGTATTCCAGACAGGACCGGTGGAGGTTAAAGATGAGGTAAGCGGAATCCCGGACAGACTGAAAGATCCGGACGGGCCGGACACGGAAGAGTATTTTGCACCTTCAGGACTGGTGAGAACGATATCCACCTGCCCGTCCGGACCTCCCCGGGAATTTGCTTCATAAACATTTGATGATATCCGGAATGATACCGCATCTCCTCTTGGGATCCATTTTCCGGTTGCATCAAAATCCGCAGTCTCATCATAAACTCTGACCGATACCTGTGGCCTTTTTACCTGGAATACCGGGCTACCTTCCGGCCAGGAGTACCAGAGCCCCTCTTTCCCGGAAAAGGCTGATGGCGAAACATAAAATGAGTCAGGGGATGATACCGTCATGAGTTCCGTCGGGTCTGAACTCCTGCTGCTCCCCGGAGCCCACCATCCAATCTGCCCTCCGTTCATAACACCGGTTGCAGAAATGTCCAGTCCTTCTTCTCCTAGAAACACGGTCCCTCCTGGTGAGATTGTTCTTAAATCTCCACTTGCCTGTGATGCGCAGAAGAGAATCATGAGCAGGCTGAAAAGCCCGGCTAGAGAATATTTCATAATGAACAATTTCCTTTATAGTTTAAATTTTTCTTCACCCATCTCACTAAATAGTCTTCAGATCAAGATCGGTATATGGGAATTGCCTTTTTTGCTGGTGGCTGTTTCTGGGGCATTGAAGCAGGATTTCAGAAAGTGCCGGGAGTAATCAATACCAAAGTCGGATATATGGGGGGGCATACAATAGAACCTACCTATCAGGAGGTCTGTTCAGATACGACCGGTCATGCAGAGACAATTGCTCTTGAATATGATGATACGGCAATCACCTATCGAAAACTTCTGGAAATTTTCTTCTCCCTGCATAATCCAACAGAAGTAAACAGGCAGGGGCCTGATGTCGGCAGCCAGTACCGCTCCGTCATCTTCTATACCTCACCTGAGCAAAAAGAGGAGGCAGAAATGTTTATTGCGGAGATGAACCAGTCAGGCCGATATCATGCCGCAATTGCGACAGAGGTTGTTCCGGCAGAAACTTTCTGGCCTGCGGAGGAGTATCATCAGTCCTATTTTCTGAAAATTGGTCAGCGTTATGGACGGAGTCTGTTCTGATATGAAAGACCATCTGTGTAATACCAAAAGAAAGAGTGTGGTTGTACTTTTTCTGCTGATTTGTATCATTATCGGGAATGTTTCTGCAGTTCCTTCGGATCCACGGGGTATTATCCTCATCTCATGGGATGGCATTTCTAAAGATACCCTCCAAAATCTTCTTGAAACCGGCTCTCTTCCTCATCTCTCCTCTCTTTTAAAAAATGGCAGTTTTATCAATATCTCAATAACCGATCACTATCCGGATACCATGGCCGGTCACGCCCAGATTCTGACTGGTTATTCACCGGAACAGACCGGAGTCTTTAAAAGTATGCGATATGGCGAGATCCCTCATGGGATGACGGTATTTGAACGGCTTGAAGATGCATTTGGATCAGGTAATATCAGTACTGCTATTGTGGCATCACAGGAGAGAAGTCTTGGGACGCTCAAAGGGCTGCCCTTTTATCATGCAGGCAAGGTGGTTGATTATTACTATGACCGGAACAGTGATGCAGGTCTAGTCGGGTCGGTTGCATCTGAATCAGTCTACCATTTCGGATCTCTGGGTCGCTTTTTTATCTTCGCTCACTTCAGGGATGCGGCAGATGCAGGGTATGCATACGGGGCAGGATCTCCTCAGCAGATTACGGCAATTCAGGAGATAGACGAAGCGACCGGAAATATTCTTAAAGCCCTCAAGGATCTGGGGATTTCTGATAAGACGGTATTATATGTCACGACTGATCACGGGTTCAATACCGGTCCCAAAGATCATACCGGACAGATATCTCTCTGGATGGTGACCAATGAACCGGGATATAATTTGACCGGCGATCAGAAAGATATCACACCGACGATTCTGAAAAGACTCGGTGTTTCGTATGATGAGATGAACCCGTCGTATAATGCAACGGCTCTCAACCCCTGATTTTTACAGAAAAGAATTCCTAGTTCTTCAATGAATTGTGAACTCTGGAACAAATAATAACTTTGTCGAAGAGAAAAAAGAAAAGAGTTTAGCCGAACAGAGCACCAAGCCCTGCCATTCCGCTCTCTTCTTCTGCCTTCTTGTCTTCAGCTGGTGCTTCTTCTGCTGCTGCTGCTGCCGGAGCTGCACCTGCAACAGGAGCTGCTGCAACAGCGACCGGTGCTGCTGCTGCCTTGCTGATTGCATCTTCAATGTCGACACCATCAAGGGATGCGACAAGTGCCTTGACACGTGATTCGTTGACAGCGATACCAGCGGCAGAAAGTACTGCCTGAACAGAGGATTCGTTGATCTCCTTTCCTGCCTTGTGCAGAAGGAGTGCAGCGTATACATACTCCATGTTAATTCACCTAAATATTTTTCCGATTACTCGTATTGTTAGCATATTGATTATCCGACAACATTCTGGAGGGCCATGGCCTGAGCCTGTGCCTTTCCAAGAACAGCATCGATTATGTCACTACTGGTGACTGCAGCCTCGACACCAACTCCGCGTGCTTCACGGACAGCCTTGGTCAGCAGTGCAGATGCGGTATCCCTGGTTGGATATGCAGCATTGACTGACAGATTAAAGGCGTGGGTTGCAGCGGTGATAATGCTGTTATAGAATGCAGTCTCGTCGATTGCCAGAACATCAGACTCGTAGATACTTCCTTCGTAGAAGGCTGCCTGCAGAATAAGACCGACATCCATCGGTTTTATATCCAGCTTTGCAAGTGCATCTGCAAGTTTTTTGTTGATCTCCTGACCGGCTTTTACCACAGTTTTTGTTTCACGAATGGTAACTTTTCCTGCCTCAATTGCTGCAGGAATGCCGGCCTGCTGAAGCTCACCGACAATTGGACCTGGACGGAAACTGGTCGGTCCTTTTGAAACGACGATATCTTCCGGTGCAGTCTCTCCAGGACGTGCTGCCATCTTTGTTTTTGTCTTTTCAAGCATGCTGTAGAGCTTGAAAGGATTCTCATTGGTAAAGATGAGAGCAGAATGTCCGGATAAGTGTGAAGAGAGGTCTGTTATGGATCCCCCAATCTCACCGAATGCGTGTTCGATGAGCGTGTTACGGGTCATAATCAATTCGGCTTTCCCGCGAAGATTTCTTCTGATATCCTGCACCTGTCTGGCTGGGATTCCATACATATCAACAAGTCCTACCAGCTTATATTCGCTGGAGAGACGCTTGATAGTGGTAATCTCATCCTTCTTCCACTGGGGCAGATGTGCGGTATACAATGCCATTATAACTCCACCTTCACAGACGGCCCCATCGTTGTCTTTATATAGACCGATCTGACCTGGAAGTCACCCATCTCAAGTTTTGAGAGAATACGCTTGAGGACTGCATCGATATTCTCTGCAATCTCCTCTTCACTCATGGCGGTTGTTCCTACCTTGAGTGAGAATGACATCTTGTCCTTGGTTCTGATTTTGACAGATTTCCGAAGACGCTCCACGATTGGACGGATATCCGTACCGGCGGGAATCGGCTGGGGCATTCTGCCTCGTGGACCAAGTCGTGGACCAAGCCATCTTCCGACAAGACTCATAACCTGCGTTTCTGCAAGGAAAAACTGATGCTCGGATGCAATTTTACGTGCTTCACGAGGGGCACCTCCAAGGCGCTCAATTTCTTCCGGTCCCATGATGAGTTCAACACCGGATTCTCGTGCCTGAGTGACAATGTCACCAGAACCAAGAACGGCAATCTTGACTACTCGTCCATTCCCGTGGGGAAGGAGGATTGTCTCATCAATACGGTTTTTCGGCTGAGACATGTCGATATTTTTCAGGTTAATGGTCATATCGACACTCTCGGTGAATTTCCGTTCAGGCGCCTGTTCTTTTGCCTTTTTCAATGCGTCAATAAGGACGCTCTTCTCTACCATCAGGTTCCTCCATAGTGATGCGACCGTGATTGATTCCACGATCTTCTATGGTTACATATCGATTCTATCCCACGAGGACTGCGTCATGAGCGCCCGAATCTATCTCTTTGAGCATATCTTTGGGTTTTTTGCCTGAAACTGTAATACCGAGCGATACGCAGGTACCGACAACTTCCTTGACCGCATTCTTGAGATCATAGGAGAGCATGTCATCAAGTTTCATTTTGGCAATCGTGACAGCAGCCTCAAGTGGCACGTCCCCGACAATCTTGGTGTTCGGCTCACCAGAGCCTTTTTCAACGCCTGCTTCTTTCATGATGAGCGCTGTCGTGGGTGGAATACCAACCGAGATGGTGAAGTTCTTCTTCTCGTCCACCTCTACACGGACAGGAACCTGCATACCATTGAAGGATGCGGTTTTTTTG from Methanospirillum hungatei JF-1 includes the following:
- a CDS encoding S8 family serine peptidase, whose translation is MQFAHFRYLLTLIILTGLSFSGLISGVYADEVSESSNGTGESAPAPYVPGEVIVKYKDGTVAALAAEGSGPVALEALGAEVATDFSAEGLSNLQALDITGPVSVKEAIAELESSPYVAYAEPNYIISLSLPETEPAGPDEIGALSALSFPNDPKFSDQWGLFNTGQTGGISGADIGASKAWDITTGSNAIVVAVIDTGVDYNHPDLAGNIWTNPGEIPNNGIDDDGNGYVDDVHGYDFINNDNDPMDDNGHGTHCAGVIGAIGNNGVGIAGVAWKVKIMPLKFLRADGNGDTAASLNAIAYARRMGANVISCSWGGTAKSQALGDAIASTNILFPCAAGNAGSNNDITPHYPSGFDSPQIISVAASDAKDGIPSFSNYGATTVDVAAPGDWIMSTYPTSLGHQYVKMKGTSMATPHVAGLAALLLSKNPSMTPAALKAKIMDTVDKLPAFSGKTVSGGRINVYKALGGGGSSSGVVALPGMSQPPKDLNGDGKYEDVNGNGRADYSDVVTFFKQMDWISKNEPVAAFDFSGNNRIDYTDVVKLFQSI
- a CDS encoding nitroreductase family protein translates to MNLGVTIIKSRRSVRSYIDKPLSDEIIKETLECGRLAPTAMNLQPWLLGVVTDRDLLKKIADFTDHGKFIAEAAACFVICGDKNAKYYLEDCCAATMNMITCLQSYGVGTCWVAGDKKEYGADICKLLEIPEPYSLTSLIPAGYPKEVKVPSKKPGKEIFFTNRWSPEEK
- a CDS encoding ATP-binding protein; translation: MSHLKLPIGIQSFTEIRTGGYVYIDKTPLIHSLVQSGKYYFLSRPRRFGKSLLIDTFDAAFSQKPDLFSGLFLDSPDSKWDWNKRNPVLRIDWSLSSPRTPAELKTQIHELISAWARTWNFEPFETSIGGRFSSLIRDIHTKTGEQIVILVDEYDKPILDTLEDPVRAADMRDILRDFYGFIKPLDSHIRFVFITGVSKFIKTGIFSGLNNLQDITLDSRYSTICGYTEEDIRTSFAFWYEQYDPDLIRDWYNGYSWTGKSVYNPFDILLFFDSGIFRPYWFETGTPSFLLKNWLNEPRLPAEYDGMISGDDILLSFNPEKITVETLLFQTGYLTIRSWSSDGIRGFRCTLGYPNKEVRTSLNLLFSEALSGYSLSDNRDILFSILELGDEEGLHAHLQSFFASIPHDWYRRNPLARFEGYWASLMYSYLASLGFEVIPEDTTNKGRIDLTVKTPSYIWIFEFKVKGIGQKGKKDPLDQIDERGYAEKYLSDPRQKIKVGILFDPETRNIESWTVG
- a CDS encoding DUF3821 domain-containing protein, with the translated sequence MKYSLAGLFSLLMILFCASQASGDLRTISPGGTVFLGEEGLDISATGVMNGGQIGWWAPGSSRSSDPTELMTVSSPDSFYVSPSAFSGKEGLWYSWPEGSPVFQVKRPQVSVRVYDETADFDATGKWIPRGDAVSFRISSNVYEANSRGGPDGQVDIVLTSPEGAKYSSVSGPSGSFSLSGIPLTSSLTSTGPVWNTGGVTVGTWTVQAELSMNRIKDNMPDTGAGISSPVEVLIQNINPLIKAPVAIEIGTPEPDITPMVTQTTPPAYSAPVTKPITPVQTVETQVQIPAPTFTHVPTPTYTTVQTIEPTPEKTPESTPVPEPTKAPLGILSIIGAGFVLMVLIKP
- the msrA gene encoding peptide-methionine (S)-S-oxide reductase MsrA — translated: MGIAFFAGGCFWGIEAGFQKVPGVINTKVGYMGGHTIEPTYQEVCSDTTGHAETIALEYDDTAITYRKLLEIFFSLHNPTEVNRQGPDVGSQYRSVIFYTSPEQKEEAEMFIAEMNQSGRYHAAIATEVVPAETFWPAEEYHQSYFLKIGQRYGRSLF
- a CDS encoding alkaline phosphatase family protein codes for the protein MKDHLCNTKRKSVVVLFLLICIIIGNVSAVPSDPRGIILISWDGISKDTLQNLLETGSLPHLSSLLKNGSFINISITDHYPDTMAGHAQILTGYSPEQTGVFKSMRYGEIPHGMTVFERLEDAFGSGNISTAIVASQERSLGTLKGLPFYHAGKVVDYYYDRNSDAGLVGSVASESVYHFGSLGRFFIFAHFRDAADAGYAYGAGSPQQITAIQEIDEATGNILKALKDLGISDKTVLYVTTDHGFNTGPKDHTGQISLWMVTNEPGYNLTGDQKDITPTILKRLGVSYDEMNPSYNATALNP
- the rpl12p gene encoding 50S ribosomal protein P1, translating into MEYVYAALLLHKAGKEINESSVQAVLSAAGIAVNESRVKALVASLDGVDIEDAISKAAAAPVAVAAAPVAGAAPAAAAAEEAPAEDKKAEEESGMAGLGALFG
- a CDS encoding 50S ribosomal protein L10, which produces MALYTAHLPQWKKDEITTIKRLSSEYKLVGLVDMYGIPARQVQDIRRNLRGKAELIMTRNTLIEHAFGEIGGSITDLSSHLSGHSALIFTNENPFKLYSMLEKTKTKMAARPGETAPEDIVVSKGPTSFRPGPIVGELQQAGIPAAIEAGKVTIRETKTVVKAGQEINKKLADALAKLDIKPMDVGLILQAAFYEGSIYESDVLAIDETAFYNSIITAATHAFNLSVNAAYPTRDTASALLTKAVREARGVGVEAAVTSSDIIDAVLGKAQAQAMALQNVVG
- a CDS encoding 50S ribosomal protein L1, translated to MVEKSVLIDALKKAKEQAPERKFTESVDMTINLKNIDMSQPKNRIDETILLPHGNGRVVKIAVLGSGDIVTQARESGVELIMGPEEIERLGGAPREARKIASEHQFFLAETQVMSLVGRWLGPRLGPRGRMPQPIPAGTDIRPIVERLRKSVKIRTKDKMSFSLKVGTTAMSEEEIAENIDAVLKRILSKLEMGDFQVRSVYIKTTMGPSVKVEL
- a CDS encoding 50S ribosomal protein L11 yields the protein MAEVVEVLVPGGKATAGPPLGPALGPLGINVKAVVDEINKKTASFNGMQVPVRVEVDEKKNFTISVGIPPTTALIMKEAGVEKGSGEPNTKIVGDVPLEAAVTIAKMKLDDMLSYDLKNAVKEVVGTCVSLGITVSGKKPKDMLKEIDSGAHDAVLVG